One Acetobacter ghanensis DNA window includes the following coding sequences:
- a CDS encoding DUF4142 domain-containing protein, whose product MSFLFRHKARVFSPILLMVLGGCAYIAPEQPIAPPLPALAKPAPFTAADADLAQKLNALNLAQIAAAKNARTHAGRSDIALVAATIGQDLTALQARLTKLATSHALTLTDKPSATDQKQIDQMQHLYGAAFDKRYIRYFSSADARIKPVLAKQIAASKDTDLVAIARDTQAKLATYQAQLH is encoded by the coding sequence ATGTCGTTTCTGTTCCGCCATAAGGCGCGTGTGTTTTCTCCCATTCTGCTCATGGTGTTGGGTGGGTGCGCTTATATTGCGCCCGAACAACCTATTGCCCCGCCTTTGCCCGCGCTTGCAAAGCCCGCCCCCTTTACCGCTGCGGACGCGGATTTGGCCCAAAAGCTCAACGCCCTGAATCTGGCCCAGATTGCCGCGGCCAAAAACGCCAGAACCCATGCAGGGCGGAGTGACATTGCGCTTGTTGCCGCAACCATCGGGCAGGACCTGACCGCGCTTCAGGCCCGGTTGACCAAACTGGCAACCAGCCACGCCCTGACCCTAACAGACAAGCCCTCCGCCACTGACCAAAAGCAGATAGATCAGATGCAGCATCTGTACGGAGCCGCGTTTGATAAACGCTATATCCGTTATTTTTCCAGCGCGGATGCCAGAATAAAGCCAGTTCTGGCCAAACAAATAGCAGCCTCCAAAGATACCGATCTGGTTGCAATCGCGCGGGATACGCAGGCTAAACTGGCCACCTATCAGGCACAACTGCACTAA
- a CDS encoding LysR family transcriptional regulator: MDRIDQCRIFARVVETGSFTRAAETLGLPRSTVSTAVQALEGRVGARLLTRTTRSVTPTPDGLAFYEHCIRLVADMDEAEDLFRRERGHVQGLLRVSLPARIGRLIVAPALPEFVAAYPGIKLELGVTDRPVNLTEEGLDCVLRVGVLHDSGLIARRMGQMTLLNVASPEYLARHGVPRIPADLVQDGHLAVRYMSPANGRVEAWEWEADGQLHTLDLPGPVTVNSSETQIACCLAGLGLIQVPQYDVRALVESGRLCAVLPQWCAPAMPVTLLYPHRRHLSSRLQAFAGWLEGLLAGHLV, translated from the coding sequence GTGGACCGCATAGATCAGTGCCGCATTTTTGCGCGGGTGGTGGAAACGGGCAGTTTTACCCGTGCGGCAGAAACGCTGGGCCTGCCCCGTTCCACCGTATCCACGGCTGTGCAGGCGCTGGAGGGGCGTGTGGGGGCAAGGTTGTTAACCCGCACGACCCGCTCCGTAACGCCCACGCCCGATGGGCTGGCTTTTTACGAACATTGCATCAGGTTGGTGGCGGATATGGACGAGGCGGAGGACCTCTTCCGCCGCGAACGGGGGCATGTGCAGGGCCTGCTGCGCGTCAGCCTGCCAGCCCGTATTGGCCGGCTGATTGTTGCCCCCGCTTTGCCGGAGTTTGTGGCGGCCTATCCGGGTATAAAGCTGGAGCTGGGGGTAACGGACAGGCCCGTTAACCTGACGGAGGAAGGGCTGGACTGTGTGCTCCGGGTCGGCGTTTTGCATGATTCAGGGCTGATTGCGCGGCGTATGGGGCAGATGACGCTGCTTAACGTGGCAAGTCCGGAATACCTTGCCCGGCACGGTGTGCCCCGCATCCCGGCGGATCTGGTGCAGGACGGACACCTTGCCGTGCGTTACATGTCCCCCGCCAATGGGCGGGTGGAGGCGTGGGAGTGGGAGGCGGATGGCCAACTCCACACGTTGGACCTGCCGGGGCCGGTCACGGTGAACAGCTCGGAAACACAAATAGCCTGCTGCCTTGCCGGGCTGGGGCTTATTCAGGTGCCGCAGTATGATGTGCGTGCCCTGGTGGAGAGCGGTAGGCTGTGTGCGGTACTGCCACAATGGTGCGCGCCCGCCATGCCGGTTACGCTGTTATACCCCCACAGGCGGCATCTTTCCTCCCGGTTGCAGGCATTTGCCGGTTGGCTGGAGGGGCTTCTGGCCGGGCATCTGGTCTGA
- a CDS encoding SDR family oxidoreductase, with protein sequence MTKHSIAGKTVLITGGAKNLGGQIARDLAAQRAKTIVIHYHSAASEADAKATLHAIQQTGAQAFAFQADLTQPGAVAGLFAKTLHAAGSLDIAINTVGKVLKKTIADTTDEEYDAMFAINTKVAYQFIREAGKHLNNNGKLLSIVTSLLGAYTPFYSTYAGAKAAVEHFTRAASKELGARGISVNAIGPGPMDTPFFYGQEEPEAVAYHKTAAALSSFSSTGLTEVGDIVPHVRFMVSDGWWMTGQTILVNGGYTTK encoded by the coding sequence ATGACCAAACACAGCATTGCCGGCAAAACCGTCCTGATAACAGGCGGCGCCAAAAATCTTGGTGGCCAGATTGCACGCGATCTGGCGGCACAAAGGGCCAAAACCATTGTTATTCACTACCACAGCGCCGCCAGCGAGGCAGATGCCAAGGCAACCCTACACGCCATCCAGCAGACCGGCGCACAGGCTTTTGCTTTTCAGGCAGACCTGACACAGCCGGGCGCTGTTGCGGGTCTGTTTGCAAAAACCCTGCACGCTGCGGGGTCTTTGGATATTGCTATTAACACCGTAGGCAAGGTGCTTAAAAAAACCATAGCGGACACAACGGACGAAGAATACGACGCCATGTTCGCCATTAATACAAAAGTGGCGTACCAGTTTATCCGCGAAGCAGGCAAACATCTGAACAACAATGGCAAGCTGCTCAGCATTGTTACCTCCCTGCTTGGGGCTTACACGCCATTCTACAGCACCTATGCCGGGGCCAAGGCTGCGGTTGAACACTTTACCCGCGCCGCCTCCAAGGAGCTGGGGGCACGCGGCATTTCGGTCAACGCCATTGGACCGGGGCCAATGGATACCCCCTTCTTTTACGGGCAGGAAGAACCTGAGGCCGTGGCCTACCACAAAACGGCTGCCGCACTTTCCTCCTTCAGCAGCACGGGACTGACCGAGGTGGGGGACATTGTGCCCCATGTGCGCTTTATGGTCTCTGATGGTTGGTGGATGACCGGGCAGACCATTCTGGTCAACGGTGGATACACCACAAAATAA
- a CDS encoding TonB-dependent receptor: protein MTFRPSGLLLCSSFLSGLVVTGHTAAAQTATTTPQVTATANTQPSSTTAKKIPVRKGSETVKVIPQNTTHEAEQVIVTAHLDRARSELSPTTGASVYRFSRQSLENIPGGDNAPLNQVLLQAPGVAQDSYGQIHVRGDHNEVQFRLDGVQLPEGLSVFGQALMTRFANNMSLTTGALPSQFGFLQAAVVDITTKNGTTNAGGNLSIYGGARDYFFPSLQYGFHKGKWDFFATADFVHDRVGIENTTGSFNALHDLSNQYHFLGHTRYTVDEDTRISLIAGVSNAEYQLPNNPGQDWNHDYTPPANVTPSSNSLNEHQKQITDFAILSLQKEIGAFSLQDSVFTRYSSLRYSPDPTGDLYYFGNAQWAARSVFSTGTQHDVTWRAARDHTVRFGFQVFVERNVSKSTSSVFSQAADGSYDATPISVHDGSGKTGMVYGLYAQDEWQPLKNLTINYGLRFDGVSEYTSEHQVSPRVNVVWKPWNGGTLHAGYSRYFTPPPFEVVSSSSLYRFANTSGAPQNYQNDKVRAERDHYFDAGFDQTILPGWHVSFDAYYKLAKNLIDEGQFGAPIIMTGFNYRHGQVNGYEVSTSYDRGPLSLYGNFAWSRAIGKDITSAQFNFDPNDLKYISNRWVHLDHDQRWTASAGAAYTLFHKTRFPLRLSATMVYGSGLRADDDANDIPNGLALTPYATVNFSAVQTIHNTFGTAWQGDTQLRLDVINLGDHTYLLRDGSGIGVGAPQYGLRRTILCGISQGF from the coding sequence ATGACCTTCCGACCCTCTGGTCTTCTCCTTTGCTCCTCTTTCCTGAGCGGTCTGGTGGTAACGGGCCATACGGCAGCAGCCCAGACGGCCACAACCACACCGCAGGTTACGGCTACAGCCAACACCCAGCCCTCCTCCACCACGGCCAAAAAAATTCCGGTCCGTAAAGGAAGCGAGACTGTAAAGGTTATTCCTCAAAACACTACGCACGAGGCGGAGCAGGTTATTGTAACCGCACACCTTGACCGCGCACGCTCCGAGCTTTCGCCCACCACGGGGGCCAGCGTTTACCGGTTTAGCCGTCAGTCTCTGGAAAACATTCCGGGTGGGGATAATGCACCGCTTAATCAGGTTCTTTTGCAAGCCCCCGGTGTTGCGCAGGATAGTTACGGACAGATCCACGTTCGTGGAGACCATAACGAGGTGCAGTTCCGGCTGGATGGCGTGCAGCTCCCCGAAGGGCTAAGTGTATTCGGGCAGGCGTTGATGACGCGTTTTGCCAACAACATGTCCCTCACCACCGGTGCACTACCTAGCCAGTTCGGTTTTCTACAGGCTGCTGTGGTAGATATTACAACCAAAAACGGCACCACCAATGCAGGGGGCAACCTGTCCATTTACGGCGGTGCGCGGGATTACTTCTTCCCTTCCCTGCAATACGGTTTTCACAAAGGGAAGTGGGATTTTTTTGCCACGGCGGATTTTGTGCATGACCGGGTGGGGATTGAAAACACCACAGGGTCGTTTAATGCCCTGCATGACCTGAGCAACCAGTACCACTTTCTGGGCCACACCCGTTACACGGTGGATGAAGACACGCGTATAAGCCTGATTGCCGGGGTCTCCAACGCGGAATACCAGTTGCCCAACAACCCGGGGCAGGACTGGAACCATGACTACACGCCCCCCGCCAATGTAACGCCAAGCAGCAACAGCCTGAACGAGCACCAAAAGCAGATTACGGACTTTGCAATCCTGTCCCTGCAAAAGGAAATTGGAGCCTTTAGCCTACAGGATTCCGTATTTACCCGTTACAGCAGCCTGCGTTATTCCCCCGACCCAACGGGAGACCTGTATTACTTTGGCAACGCCCAGTGGGCTGCACGGTCTGTTTTTTCCACCGGCACACAGCATGATGTAACGTGGCGGGCCGCACGGGACCACACCGTACGGTTTGGTTTTCAGGTTTTTGTGGAGCGGAACGTTTCCAAATCCACATCCTCCGTGTTCAGTCAGGCGGCGGATGGCTCATACGATGCCACCCCCATCAGTGTGCATGACGGTAGCGGCAAAACCGGTATGGTTTATGGCCTGTATGCGCAGGATGAGTGGCAACCGCTCAAGAACCTGACCATAAACTACGGTCTGCGGTTTGATGGTGTGAGCGAATACACATCCGAACATCAGGTCAGCCCACGTGTGAACGTTGTGTGGAAACCGTGGAACGGCGGCACCCTGCACGCCGGATATTCGCGCTACTTTACGCCGCCTCCGTTCGAGGTTGTCAGCAGTTCCTCGCTTTACCGTTTTGCGAACACAAGTGGCGCGCCGCAGAACTACCAGAATGACAAAGTCCGTGCTGAACGCGACCATTATTTTGATGCAGGCTTTGACCAGACCATTCTGCCCGGCTGGCACGTTTCGTTCGACGCGTATTACAAGCTGGCCAAAAACCTGATTGATGAAGGCCAGTTTGGCGCGCCCATCATCATGACCGGCTTTAACTACCGGCATGGGCAGGTTAACGGGTACGAGGTCAGCACATCCTACGACCGTGGTCCGCTTTCCCTTTACGGCAATTTTGCATGGTCACGCGCCATAGGCAAAGACATTACCAGCGCTCAGTTCAACTTTGACCCCAATGACCTGAAATACATCAGCAACCGCTGGGTCCATCTGGACCACGACCAGCGCTGGACCGCCTCCGCCGGGGCAGCCTATACGCTGTTCCACAAAACGCGCTTTCCGCTCCGCCTGTCCGCCACCATGGTGTATGGCAGTGGCCTGCGTGCGGATGATGATGCCAACGACATCCCCAACGGTCTTGCATTAACCCCTTACGCCACAGTCAATTTTTCTGCCGTGCAGACTATCCATAATACTTTTGGCACCGCATGGCAGGGGGATACGCAGCTGCGTCTGGATGTCATCAATCTGGGAGACCATACCTACCTGCTGCGTGATGGTTCCGGCATTGGCGTGGGCGCACCCCAGTATGGCCTACGCCGGACCATTCTGTGCGGGATTTCCCAAGGGTTCTAA
- a CDS encoding MFS transporter, producing MVRLVILSVGTFIWLVTEIMPIGLLTDIAQGLHVSPGQAGLLVTGYAWLVAVTAIPLTLLTSGVDRRTLVAGLLLLAGCVDVACAFVTNYAVMAVLRIILAFGHGIFWSVIAGVAVRLAPDMPVARATGWAFGGVAVGFAAGIPLASAIGQWLGWRAAFAVCGVSALVVFAAVLALLPAMPAQRRHLDLRRLLRQPVFAYIAVLTMLVITAHFTAYTYVVPLLQDIPHSPEHLIPVLLLVYGVSGIGGNWVGARLPCSSGRLIGIATAALVASHGVMVAAGWMPGLIWVDMVVWGIVSAFMNMAPQNYAMELAPDEREAACSFSVTGFNGGDWYGGFVWWGRAGGLRPLCGAGVECWHCRAGPAGTGRGPVCGWGQKTGLIRGAGKEPYGGLCQPEWR from the coding sequence ATGGTACGTCTTGTCATACTCTCGGTCGGGACATTCATCTGGCTTGTGACCGAGATCATGCCCATTGGTCTGCTGACCGACATTGCGCAAGGCCTGCACGTTTCGCCCGGGCAAGCGGGGCTGCTTGTTACGGGGTATGCGTGGCTGGTGGCGGTGACGGCCATACCATTAACCCTGTTAACGTCCGGCGTGGACCGGCGCACGCTTGTTGCTGGTCTGTTACTGCTGGCCGGGTGTGTGGATGTGGCCTGCGCCTTTGTGACCAACTATGCCGTTATGGCCGTGTTGCGCATTATACTGGCGTTTGGGCATGGTATTTTCTGGTCGGTTATTGCCGGGGTTGCGGTCCGGCTGGCGCCGGATATGCCGGTTGCACGGGCAACGGGCTGGGCCTTTGGCGGGGTGGCTGTTGGGTTTGCCGCGGGTATTCCGCTGGCGTCCGCCATTGGGCAGTGGTTGGGCTGGCGTGCGGCTTTTGCTGTTTGCGGTGTCAGTGCGTTGGTGGTGTTTGCCGCCGTGCTGGCACTTTTGCCCGCCATGCCCGCGCAGCGCAGGCACCTTGACCTGCGGCGTCTGCTCCGTCAGCCGGTATTTGCGTATATTGCGGTGCTGACCATGCTGGTTATTACCGCGCACTTTACCGCCTATACTTATGTTGTGCCGTTATTGCAGGATATTCCGCATAGTCCGGAACATCTTATACCCGTTCTGCTTCTGGTTTATGGGGTTTCCGGCATTGGTGGCAACTGGGTTGGGGCGCGGCTGCCCTGTTCGTCCGGCCGCCTTATTGGCATTGCAACGGCGGCTCTTGTTGCCAGCCACGGGGTTATGGTGGCCGCAGGGTGGATGCCCGGCCTGATCTGGGTGGATATGGTTGTGTGGGGGATTGTGAGCGCATTTATGAACATGGCCCCCCAGAACTACGCCATGGAGCTGGCTCCGGATGAGCGGGAGGCCGCCTGCTCCTTTAGCGTAACCGGCTTTAATGGCGGGGATTGGTATGGGGGCTTTGTGTGGTGGGGTCGTGCTGGGGGGCTCCGGCCCTTATGCGGTGCTGGCGTGGAGTGCTGGCATTGCCGTGCTGGCCCTGCTGGTACTGGGCGCGGGCCGGTTTGTGGTTGGGGCCAGAAAACAGGCCTGATCAGGGGGGCTGGCAAAGAGCCGTATGGTGGTCTTTGCCAGCCAGAGTGGCGTTAG
- a CDS encoding DUF1269 domain-containing protein — MSDLIVLGFDHIDDATKVLTECRALQKEYLLDLEDAVVVTRDANGKVHLHQSVNLEKAGASWGLFSGGFWGAVVGLLCLNPLAGFVIGSAVGAGAGALAGKMSDYGIDDGFITKLSDTIPPNTSALFVLVRKSQPEKVLADMQQFKGHARILQTSLSPEAETKLKAALGDTSTAAQPTA, encoded by the coding sequence ATGTCTGATCTGATCGTTCTGGGCTTTGACCATATTGATGACGCCACCAAGGTGCTGACGGAATGCCGCGCACTCCAGAAGGAATATCTGCTGGATCTGGAAGACGCCGTTGTGGTCACGCGGGATGCCAACGGCAAGGTGCACCTGCACCAGAGCGTGAATTTGGAAAAGGCAGGGGCATCCTGGGGGCTGTTCTCGGGCGGGTTCTGGGGTGCTGTGGTTGGGTTGCTGTGCCTTAACCCGCTGGCCGGATTTGTGATTGGTAGCGCCGTTGGCGCCGGGGCTGGGGCACTGGCAGGCAAAATGTCCGATTACGGGATTGATGACGGGTTTATTACCAAACTGAGCGACACCATTCCGCCCAACACATCCGCCCTGTTTGTGCTGGTGCGCAAGTCCCAGCCGGAAAAAGTGCTGGCCGACATGCAGCAGTTCAAGGGCCACGCCCGCATTCTTCAGACGTCCCTCTCCCCCGAGGCGGAAACAAAGCTCAAAGCCGCATTGGGCGATACGTCCACCGCTGCGCAGCCAACGGCCTGA
- the nhaA gene encoding Na+/H+ antiporter NhaA, with product MTDPSGIQAASIRRFLLSPAGGATALLLASLAGLVLANSAWAAGYAALITTPMRLSILGAHGPETLEAWVSDGLMTLFFLVVILEIKTEIVSGHLSSLRRIALPLIGALGGMVVPALLYLLVTYGHSEAMRGWAIPVATDAAFTLPIILALGRHVSPGARIWLMALAIFDDVLGIVVIALFYGSAPYWPAMVAALLASIALIGANRVGVRTLRGYGLGCALLWGALLASGLHPTLAGMVTGLCLPATTHGKDAAQASPLARASAALSPFVTWVVLPLFGFMNVGVSLAGVHAGMMLEAVPLGIMAGLVIGKPAGVFGATVLCTRLKITTLPAQTPMSMLFGLSLLCGIGFTISLFIANLAFSETWLVTSAKIGIFSGSVLSAIMGWLWLRFLHGRNVLPPQQAGVQ from the coding sequence ATGACTGACCCTTCTGGCATACAGGCTGCATCCATCCGGCGATTTTTACTCTCTCCCGCTGGTGGGGCAACGGCTCTTCTGCTGGCCTCTCTTGCCGGGCTTGTTCTGGCAAATTCGGCATGGGCGGCGGGCTATGCTGCGTTGATAACAACCCCCATGCGGCTTTCCATCCTTGGTGCTCACGGGCCGGAAACTCTGGAAGCATGGGTTTCTGATGGGTTGATGACCCTGTTTTTTCTGGTGGTCATTCTCGAAATCAAGACCGAAATCGTCTCCGGTCATCTCTCATCACTCCGGCGTATTGCCCTGCCGCTTATTGGTGCGCTGGGGGGCATGGTCGTGCCTGCGCTGCTGTACCTGCTGGTTACATACGGGCACTCCGAAGCCATGCGTGGCTGGGCCATTCCTGTTGCAACCGATGCCGCGTTTACATTGCCCATTATTCTTGCCCTTGGGCGGCATGTCTCGCCCGGTGCCAGAATCTGGCTGATGGCCCTTGCCATTTTTGATGATGTGCTGGGCATTGTGGTGATTGCCCTGTTTTACGGTAGTGCCCCGTACTGGCCTGCCATGGTGGCAGCTCTGCTGGCCTCAATCGCTCTGATTGGTGCAAACAGGGTAGGGGTGAGAACCCTAAGGGGGTATGGCCTTGGCTGCGCTTTGCTGTGGGGCGCACTTCTGGCTTCGGGCCTGCACCCAACACTGGCTGGCATGGTCACGGGTCTGTGCCTGCCCGCCACGACACATGGAAAGGATGCCGCACAGGCCAGCCCCCTCGCACGGGCCTCAGCAGCCTTGTCCCCTTTTGTGACATGGGTGGTTCTGCCGCTTTTTGGTTTTATGAATGTGGGTGTCTCGCTGGCAGGGGTTCATGCAGGCATGATGCTGGAGGCTGTTCCGCTGGGGATTATGGCCGGGTTGGTTATTGGTAAACCTGCGGGCGTTTTTGGTGCGACAGTTTTGTGCACCAGACTGAAGATCACCACATTGCCAGCCCAAACACCCATGTCCATGCTGTTTGGTCTCTCGCTACTCTGCGGTATCGGTTTTACAATCAGCCTGTTTATTGCCAATTTGGCGTTTTCGGAAACATGGCTTGTTACATCAGCCAAGATAGGGATTTTTTCTGGGTCGGTGCTGTCCGCTATTATGGGGTGGCTATGGCTGCGTTTCCTGCATGGGCGCAACGTGCTTCCGCCACAACAGGCTGGTGTTCAGTAG
- a CDS encoding histidine phosphatase family protein yields the protein MSQLLPRPYWYLRHGQTDWNRAGLSQGRTDVPLNETGIEQAVEAGRLIEQAVRAAGQGSSITRIVCSPLERAHKTASIVRDELAAHGLPLLPLSVDDGLAEVCFGEQEGQPIADWYDDWIAEQYTPPGAEPFAELKSRAAQAVNRATAPEGLPLIVAHGALFRALRAVMALPANVRLPNAIPLSAEHNGQAGWTLTELPLSR from the coding sequence ATGAGCCAGCTTCTCCCCCGCCCTTACTGGTATCTGCGTCACGGTCAGACGGACTGGAACCGGGCTGGTCTTTCGCAAGGGCGCACAGATGTGCCCTTGAACGAGACCGGTATTGAACAGGCGGTGGAGGCTGGTCGGCTGATTGAACAGGCCGTGCGTGCGGCAGGGCAGGGGAGTAGCATTACCCGTATTGTCTGCTCGCCTCTGGAGCGCGCCCATAAGACCGCATCCATTGTGCGGGACGAACTGGCAGCCCACGGCCTGCCCCTTTTGCCGCTGAGTGTGGATGATGGGCTGGCCGAGGTTTGCTTTGGGGAGCAGGAAGGCCAGCCGATTGCCGACTGGTATGATGACTGGATTGCCGAGCAATACACCCCACCGGGAGCAGAGCCGTTTGCGGAGCTCAAAAGCCGGGCGGCGCAGGCAGTCAACCGGGCGACTGCGCCAGAGGGGCTGCCCCTCATTGTAGCGCATGGTGCGCTGTTCCGCGCTTTGCGTGCGGTTATGGCATTACCGGCCAATGTGCGCCTGCCCAACGCCATTCCCCTAAGTGCTGAGCATAACGGGCAGGCGGGCTGGACCCTGACCGAACTCCCCCTTTCGCGCTAA
- a CDS encoding ribose-phosphate pyrophosphokinase: MKIVACNSNLPLAQAVAAELNLPLCNVTVRRFADMEVFVEIHENVRGEDVFVIQSTCTPTNDNLMELLIMLDALRRGSAKRITAVIPYFGYARQDRKSGPRTPISAKLVANLLVEAGASRVLTLDLHAMQIQGFFDIPVDNLYAAPLFVRDIHAQYGDRDLMIVSPDVGGVVRARQLAQRLNTDLAIIDKRRERAGVSEVMNVIGDVKGRHCLLVDDIVDSGGSLCNAARAIAEQGAASVGAYVTHGVLTGQAVPRIADSPIEMLTLTDSIKATEAVTAASNIRQITISGLLARAMRAVADESSVSSLFD, from the coding sequence ATGAAAATCGTCGCCTGTAACAGCAACCTGCCACTGGCCCAGGCCGTTGCCGCAGAGCTGAACCTGCCCCTGTGTAACGTAACCGTGCGCCGCTTTGCGGACATGGAAGTGTTTGTTGAAATTCATGAAAACGTGCGTGGTGAGGATGTCTTTGTCATCCAGAGCACCTGCACGCCCACGAATGACAACCTGATGGAACTGCTGATCATGCTGGACGCCCTGCGTCGCGGGTCGGCCAAACGCATTACTGCGGTTATTCCGTATTTTGGGTATGCCCGTCAGGACCGCAAGTCCGGGCCACGCACCCCCATTAGCGCTAAGCTGGTTGCCAACCTTCTGGTAGAAGCCGGGGCAAGCCGTGTGCTGACACTGGACCTGCACGCCATGCAGATTCAGGGCTTCTTCGATATTCCGGTTGATAACCTGTACGCTGCTCCGCTGTTTGTGCGCGATATTCATGCACAGTATGGGGACCGTGACCTGATGATTGTCTCCCCCGATGTGGGTGGGGTTGTGCGTGCGCGCCAGTTGGCCCAGCGCCTGAACACAGATCTGGCCATTATTGACAAGCGGCGTGAACGCGCTGGTGTGTCCGAGGTCATGAACGTGATCGGGGATGTTAAGGGACGCCACTGCCTGCTGGTGGACGATATTGTGGATAGTGGCGGCTCGCTGTGCAACGCGGCCCGCGCCATTGCCGAACAGGGTGCGGCCTCCGTTGGGGCGTATGTGACCCACGGTGTGCTGACCGGGCAGGCTGTTCCCCGTATTGCCGATTCTCCGATTGAAATGCTGACCCTGACGGACAGCATCAAGGCAACGGAAGCCGTTACGGCAGCGTCCAATATCCGCCAGATCACCATTTCCGGTCTGCTGGCCCGCGCCATGCGTGCCGTGGCGGACGAAAGCTCCGTGTCCTCCCTGTTTGACTGA
- a CDS encoding MATE family efflux transporter produces MIRPSSPGSRPKACFTTGSIMRHVLVMAGTGAIGLMAVFAVDMLNMIYISHLNNTAMTAAIGFASAVIGLQIAISIGLTIGISAATAREIGAGRHEEARCLASSAMIVMAGVTGILGLATALAATPILSLFGAQGQTLTEATAYLRTLSVALPLICVGMGCSALMRVVGDAKGSMHITLMGAMVAAVLDPLFIFGLHEGLMGAAISSILSRLVVAGAGLRGALRHSMLARPCLHRIVPDTRRVAGISLPAILTNLATPAGGVYVTRAMSGFGLEAVAGQASIERMVPVLFSLVFALTGSVGPIMGQNLGAGRPDRVRETLVAALKLVVLSVGLTWGALYFAQNLIIAMYNAQGNAAALLHLFCTWTIGSYLFVGMLFVANAAFNNLGFPLYSTAFNWGRATLGTIPFVLLCARFGPQGVQVGQAIGAVLFGSFAVLTAFHVTRTLTAVPVPRPPAPELRSTPVSDVPTTSAEAAMAELDEVESASDL; encoded by the coding sequence ATGATCCGGCCCTCTTCGCCCGGTAGCCGCCCCAAAGCCTGTTTTACAACAGGCAGCATCATGCGGCATGTGCTGGTTATGGCCGGAACCGGGGCCATTGGGCTTATGGCCGTGTTTGCGGTTGATATGCTCAACATGATCTATATCAGCCACCTCAACAACACGGCCATGACCGCCGCCATAGGCTTTGCCAGTGCTGTTATTGGCCTACAGATTGCCATTTCCATCGGGCTGACCATTGGCATAAGTGCGGCCACAGCGCGCGAGATCGGGGCAGGCAGGCACGAGGAGGCCCGGTGCCTTGCCTCCTCCGCCATGATTGTCATGGCCGGTGTAACCGGGATTCTGGGCCTTGCCACGGCACTGGCCGCCACTCCCATACTCAGTCTGTTTGGCGCACAGGGGCAAACCCTGACCGAGGCCACAGCCTATTTGCGCACCCTGAGCGTGGCGCTGCCCCTGATTTGCGTGGGCATGGGCTGCTCCGCCCTTATGCGGGTTGTGGGGGATGCCAAAGGCTCCATGCACATTACCCTTATGGGGGCCATGGTGGCCGCCGTGCTGGACCCGCTGTTTATTTTTGGCCTGCATGAGGGGCTTATGGGGGCGGCCATCAGTTCCATCCTGTCCCGTCTGGTTGTGGCTGGGGCCGGGCTGCGTGGGGCTTTGCGGCACAGTATGCTTGCCCGCCCCTGCCTGCACCGCATTGTGCCCGACACCCGCCGGGTTGCTGGCATATCGCTCCCCGCCATACTGACCAATCTGGCAACGCCTGCCGGGGGCGTTTACGTCACACGGGCCATGTCCGGCTTTGGGCTGGAAGCCGTGGCCGGGCAGGCCTCCATTGAGCGTATGGTGCCGGTTCTGTTCTCGCTCGTGTTTGCCTTAACGGGTTCTGTTGGCCCCATTATGGGCCAGAATCTGGGCGCAGGCCGCCCCGACCGTGTGCGTGAAACACTGGTGGCCGCCCTTAAGCTGGTCGTGCTGAGTGTGGGGCTAACATGGGGCGCCCTCTATTTTGCACAGAATCTGATTATTGCCATGTATAATGCACAGGGTAACGCCGCGGCCCTCCTGCACCTGTTCTGCACATGGACCATTGGCAGCTATCTGTTTGTGGGCATGTTGTTTGTGGCCAATGCCGCATTCAACAACCTTGGCTTTCCACTTTACTCCACCGCCTTTAACTGGGGGCGGGCGACGCTGGGAACCATTCCGTTTGTTCTGCTGTGCGCGCGCTTTGGCCCGCAGGGGGTACAGGTGGGCCAAGCTATAGGCGCGGTGCTGTTTGGCTCATTTGCCGTCTTGACTGCTTTCCATGTCACGCGAACACTAACAGCTGTTCCCGTGCCGCGCCCTCCGGCGCCGGAACTCCGGAGCACGCCAGTTTCCGACGTGCCAACCACAAGTGCAGAAGCCGCCATGGCGGAACTGGACGAAGTGGAAAGTGCCTCCGACCTTTAA